In the genome of Hyphobacterium sp. CCMP332, one region contains:
- a CDS encoding DUF1295 domain-containing protein produces the protein MIDLIQYLALGVLIYVSLFYILATIIKNWSIIDIVWGPGFVLIAIMAIIYTRNYNIFSLTISALVTLWALRLAFHIGIRNIGKGEDFRYANWRKKWQPHPEIQGYFRVFILQGIIMLIVSLPIYVTIKFSSTDYSFIYFIPGILIFFIGFILEVSADLQLRNFKKDDKNSGHLINSGLWSISRHPNYLGEIILWWGIGFFSLPFEYGYLGLLGALCIHLIIRFISIPVLEEKWKLRKDWKEIEKDTSILFPYLKKKPS, from the coding sequence ATGATCGATCTTATACAATATCTGGCTCTTGGTGTTTTAATTTACGTGAGTTTATTCTATATCCTTGCTACAATAATTAAAAACTGGTCGATTATAGATATCGTCTGGGGGCCCGGTTTTGTGTTAATCGCCATAATGGCAATTATTTATACCCGTAATTATAATATCTTTTCTTTAACAATTTCCGCTCTTGTCACTCTCTGGGCCTTACGTCTCGCATTTCATATAGGAATTAGAAATATCGGCAAAGGTGAAGATTTTAGATATGCCAATTGGAGAAAAAAATGGCAGCCCCATCCCGAAATACAAGGCTATTTTAGGGTTTTTATTTTGCAGGGAATAATAATGCTCATCGTATCATTACCCATTTATGTAACCATTAAATTCAGTTCAACAGATTATTCCTTTATTTATTTCATTCCCGGTATTCTGATTTTTTTTATTGGATTCATATTAGAAGTTAGTGCTGATTTACAGCTCAGAAACTTTAAAAAAGATGACAAAAACAGCGGGCATTTAATAAATAGTGGCCTGTGGTCAATATCTCGACATCCCAATTATTTGGGGGAAATCATACTATGGTGGGGTATAGGATTTTTTTCACTACCCTTTGAATATGGCTATTTAGGACTTCTCGGGGCCCTTTGTATTCATTTAATTATTCGCTTCATATCTATTCCAGTATTGGAAGAAAAATGGAAACTCAGAAAGGATTGGAAAGAAATCGAAAAAGACACTTCAATTCTCTTTCCATATTTAAAAAAAAAGCCCTCCTGA